Within Nocardioides rotundus, the genomic segment TTGGCCAGCGGCTCGCCCATCCCCATGAAGACCACGTTGTTCACCCGGCCCAGACCGCCGGGCACCTCGCCGCGCTCCAGTGCGCGGGCGCCGGCGAGCACCTGCTCGACGATCTCGGCCGTCGACATGTTGCGCTGCAGGCCGCCCTGGCCGGTGGCGCAGAACGGGCAGGCCATGCCGCAGCCGGCCTGGGAGGAGACGCACATCGTGACCCGGTCGGGGTAGCGCATCAGCACCGACTCGACCAGCGCCCCGTCGAAGAGCCGCCACAGCGTCTTGCGGGTCGTCCCCCGGTCGGCCTCGGAGACCGACAGCGGCGTCATCAGCTCCGGCAGCAGGGTCGAGACCAGCTGGTCGCGCTGACCGGCCGGAAGGTCGGTCATCTGCTCCGGGTCGTCGGCCAGGCGGGTGAAGTAGTGCGCGGAGAGCTGCTTGGCGCGGAAGCCGGGAAGCCCGTTGTCGGCCAGCAGCCGCACCCGCTCGTCCAGCGCGAGGTCGGCCAGGTGCCGCGGCGGCTTGCGGCGGCCGCGCGGCTCGTCGAACACCAGGGGAAGGGGCTGACCGGTCATGGCCTCCCATTCTCCAGCACCATCAACCAGGTCACCCAACCGACGCCGACCACGACGATCGCGGTGACCAGCATCCCCAGCAGCATGTACTTGCCGAACCGCTGGGTCCGCGGCGTGACCAGCAGGAACAGCGGCAGCGCGAGGAGCACGAGCACGAACAGGAACGCCTCGTGCGCCGTACGCTCCCCGAACACCCAGGTGATGAGTGCGGCGAAGGCGGCCGGCACGAGCGCGACATAGGCCAGCCCGGTGAAGAACGCGCTGATCGCGGTGAAGGTCGGGTGATCGCGGTGCCACCAGTCCCGCCCGTGATGACGGTACGGCGGAGGGGATGCCTCCTCCCGCTCCCGGATCGCCGGCTGCTCG encodes:
- the rlmN gene encoding 23S rRNA (adenine(2503)-C(2))-methyltransferase RlmN; this translates as MTGQPLPLVFDEPRGRRKPPRHLADLALDERVRLLADNGLPGFRAKQLSAHYFTRLADDPEQMTDLPAGQRDQLVSTLLPELMTPLSVSEADRGTTRKTLWRLFDGALVESVLMRYPDRVTMCVSSQAGCGMACPFCATGQGGLQRNMSTAEIVEQVLAGARALERGEVPGGLGRVNNVVFMGMGEPLANYRAVVGAVRRLTEPGPSGYGMSARGVTVSTVGLVPRINQLAEEGVPVTLALSLHAPDDELRNDLVPINTRWSVDEAVDAAWNYARATKRRVSIEYAMMRDINDQAWRADLLADVLNARGDWGWVHVNLIPLNEVPGSRFTRSRDEDTEEFVRRLEAKGVPTTVRDTRGSEIDAACGQLAASER